One window of Candidatus Eisenbacteria bacterium genomic DNA carries:
- a CDS encoding DEAD/DEAH box helicase: protein MSESADASNLSAADRTRALQGIPAEVIQAIRSHAERFPPHIQDRGRAYLTERRVGSLEITDRRIGARVRGSSPYQTAWAIDGAAVHPSCSCPAGPICKHAFALALAIDDERGRVDLAKDFAHWARRHAEMPARTLRAVIGLTPAGPESADVWLEVRLTTPRVIDAPRTARQIVHLESELRGDPMLLSPPHARLLRVLARTVPLADGHAIGTRFVVEASALNRMLDGFSDSALVTWERGTTAPPDARGGVVPGSRLRLGDSAIDIVPVSSNQGNDMSIALAGRWPDGSLRRLEELVYLPSDDELNPSLVLADGAFWRVSEEPPPHLMRRLAQSGHLPVPETGRGRFLELLATSFTSVAEALAPHMRIHPARPLVTLDLDADDWLQVRLFAHTGEATWRPGSEASGVIAFELDADQQWARLDAVAPESAGAVEEPSTVWVEMPDPAPLEAARHWLSLLPVGPRDRRDVETEGTPIRLRNRGLWMRLGGRNLNAFADAWDRRPLDLDFLGNERMQSLIVEGRTIRPQVRVVASGVDWFTVSAEWQAEGLALTDEDLKKLRTARTRFVKLGSGWVRREWVENYDEAAAMLADLGLEAGAGEQRLTLAQLAQARPESLAALSAIGGDPETVREIERLRERVRAFEGLPKVPVPRRLKAILRPYQQEGFEFLAYVTGLGLGAILADDMGLGKTVQALAWIEWLRENDPDGGPVLVVCPASVVHNWQRESERFTPHLRVLSLTSGEERHTLRREVPNHDLVITNYALLRRDLDHWRSIPLRAAVLDEAQNIKNPNAAVSRAVLELDTTRRLALTGTPIENRALDLWSIMQFVNPGYLGRRAAFVARYDRHDAPTHARRLLAARLRPVMVRRLKEQVAPDLPDRIEERRECELTPGQRKLYLAELLRGRATVERLKSTADGLHRNKLEVLAAITRLRQVCCHPALVGGRESLGSGKFDALFEILEPLMEEGRKVLVFSQFVECLKLLAAQMKRRGMVYHMLTGATTKREHVVQAFESDPLPCVFLISLKAGGTGLNLTAASYVVLFDPWWNPAVEAQAIDRAHRIGQTRTVIAYRMLAAGTIEEKIWELQQRKAVLVAEVLGEDGFARTLTSEDLDYLLG, encoded by the coding sequence ATGAGTGAATCCGCCGATGCTTCGAACCTCAGCGCGGCCGACCGGACCCGTGCCCTGCAGGGGATTCCGGCGGAGGTCATCCAGGCCATCCGCAGCCACGCCGAGCGATTCCCGCCTCATATCCAGGACCGTGGCCGCGCCTATCTGACCGAGCGGCGAGTGGGATCTCTCGAGATCACCGACCGTCGAATCGGTGCGCGGGTGCGAGGGTCGTCGCCCTATCAGACCGCGTGGGCGATCGACGGCGCGGCAGTTCACCCCTCGTGCAGCTGCCCGGCCGGGCCGATCTGCAAGCACGCGTTCGCGCTGGCGCTCGCGATCGACGACGAACGTGGCCGGGTCGATCTCGCCAAGGACTTCGCGCACTGGGCGCGGCGCCACGCGGAGATGCCGGCGCGCACCCTGCGGGCCGTGATCGGGCTCACTCCCGCAGGCCCCGAAAGCGCGGACGTATGGCTCGAGGTGCGGCTCACGACTCCGCGCGTCATCGACGCACCGCGTACCGCGCGGCAGATCGTGCATCTCGAATCGGAACTTCGCGGCGATCCGATGCTGCTCTCGCCGCCTCACGCACGACTCCTGCGAGTCCTGGCGCGAACCGTTCCCCTTGCCGACGGGCATGCAATCGGCACTCGATTCGTGGTCGAGGCGAGTGCTCTCAATCGGATGCTCGATGGGTTCTCCGATTCGGCGCTCGTGACGTGGGAACGGGGAACGACCGCGCCACCCGATGCGCGTGGCGGCGTCGTTCCGGGAAGCCGGCTGCGTCTGGGCGACAGCGCCATCGACATCGTTCCGGTTTCATCGAATCAGGGCAACGACATGAGCATCGCGCTCGCCGGACGCTGGCCGGACGGGAGTCTTCGACGTCTCGAGGAATTGGTCTACCTGCCCTCGGACGACGAACTCAATCCAAGCCTCGTGCTCGCCGACGGGGCGTTCTGGCGGGTGAGCGAGGAGCCCCCACCGCATCTGATGCGACGCCTCGCGCAGAGTGGGCATCTGCCGGTGCCGGAGACCGGACGCGGGCGCTTTCTCGAGCTGCTGGCGACCAGTTTCACCAGCGTCGCCGAGGCACTCGCTCCGCACATGCGCATCCATCCCGCGCGGCCACTCGTCACCCTGGATCTCGACGCGGACGACTGGCTGCAGGTGCGCCTGTTCGCGCACACGGGCGAAGCGACCTGGCGCCCGGGCTCGGAAGCGTCCGGGGTGATCGCATTCGAGCTCGATGCGGATCAGCAGTGGGCACGCCTCGACGCGGTCGCGCCCGAATCGGCCGGCGCAGTCGAGGAGCCCTCGACGGTCTGGGTCGAGATGCCGGATCCCGCGCCACTAGAGGCGGCCCGGCACTGGCTGAGTCTGCTCCCGGTCGGACCGCGAGATCGCCGCGACGTGGAGACCGAGGGGACTCCGATCCGGCTGCGCAATCGTGGACTGTGGATGCGACTCGGCGGGCGCAATCTGAATGCGTTCGCCGACGCGTGGGACCGGCGCCCGCTCGATCTCGACTTTCTCGGTAATGAACGTATGCAGAGTCTGATCGTCGAAGGGCGCACGATTCGTCCGCAGGTGCGGGTGGTTGCGAGCGGAGTGGACTGGTTCACCGTTTCCGCCGAGTGGCAGGCCGAAGGACTCGCGCTCACCGACGAGGACCTGAAGAAACTTCGCACGGCTCGCACGCGATTCGTGAAACTCGGTTCCGGCTGGGTGAGACGCGAGTGGGTCGAGAACTACGACGAAGCGGCCGCGATGCTCGCCGACCTCGGACTCGAGGCCGGAGCCGGCGAGCAGCGACTGACGCTGGCCCAGCTCGCCCAGGCGCGGCCCGAGAGCCTGGCGGCGCTCAGTGCGATCGGCGGCGACCCCGAGACGGTTCGTGAGATCGAGCGACTGCGCGAGCGCGTCCGCGCATTCGAGGGCTTGCCGAAAGTCCCGGTTCCGCGGCGACTCAAGGCGATTCTGCGCCCGTATCAGCAGGAAGGCTTCGAGTTCCTCGCCTACGTCACCGGGCTCGGCCTCGGCGCAATCCTCGCGGACGATATGGGACTCGGCAAGACCGTTCAGGCGCTGGCCTGGATCGAATGGCTGCGCGAAAACGATCCCGACGGCGGGCCGGTGCTGGTGGTGTGTCCAGCTTCGGTGGTTCACAACTGGCAACGCGAGTCGGAGCGCTTCACTCCACATCTGCGCGTGCTGTCGCTCACCAGCGGGGAAGAGCGTCACACCCTGCGGCGTGAAGTGCCGAATCACGATCTCGTGATTACGAACTATGCGCTGCTGCGGCGCGACCTCGATCACTGGCGATCTATTCCTCTGCGCGCTGCGGTGCTCGACGAAGCCCAGAACATCAAGAATCCGAATGCGGCCGTGAGCCGTGCGGTGCTGGAACTCGACACCACACGGCGGCTGGCCCTCACCGGAACGCCGATCGAAAATCGAGCGCTCGACCTGTGGAGCATCATGCAGTTCGTGAACCCCGGCTATCTGGGTCGTCGGGCGGCGTTCGTGGCTCGCTACGACCGCCACGACGCTCCGACTCACGCTCGGCGATTGCTCGCCGCCCGACTCCGGCCGGTCATGGTCCGCAGATTGAAAGAACAGGTGGCTCCCGACCTGCCGGATCGCATCGAGGAGCGCCGCGAGTGCGAACTGACGCCCGGACAGCGCAAGCTCTACCTGGCGGAGCTGCTACGCGGCCGCGCCACCGTCGAGCGGCTCAAGTCGACGGCGGATGGACTCCATCGCAACAAACTCGAGGTGCTCGCGGCGATCACTCGATTGCGTCAGGTGTGTTGTCACCCGGCGCTGGTCGGAGGACGCGAGAGTCTCGGCTCCGGCAAGTTCGATGCACTCTTCGAAATTCTCGAGCCGCTGATGGAAGAGGGTCGCAAGGTCCTGGTGTTCTCGCAATTCGTGGAGTGCCTCAAGCTGCTCGCCGCCCAGATGAAGCGGCGCGGCATGGTGTATCACATGCTCACGGGTGCAACGACGAAGCGCGAGCACGTGGTTCAGGCGTTCGAGTCCGACCCGCTTCCGTGCGTGTTCCTGATTTCGCTCAAGGCGGGAGGAACCGGCCTCAATCTCACCGCCGCCAGCTACGTCGTGCTGTTCGATCCGTGGTGGAACCCGGCGGTCGAAGCGCAGGCGATCGACCGTGCGCACCGGATCGGCCAGACGCGCACCGTGATCGCCTATCGCATGCTCGCGGCCGGTACGATCGAAGAAAAGATCTGGGAGCTGCAGCAGCGCAAGGCGGTGCTGGTCGCCGAGGTGCTGGGTGAGGACGGCTTTGCGCGCACCCTCACTTCCGAGGATCTCGACTACTTGCTGGGATAG
- a CDS encoding serine/threonine protein kinase — MARLIPARLLAALRPNETARQELPGEMIRESRHRVRVAAALGAMAYTAFLIFEASGVVASNALEHRIDLTHDVLGVGICSSLLAIASLRAVSDRGVLFAALSAEWILSTVISIAVPWASFERTGHAQSLTWVVPILILFALLVPVPPRRALMISILCAATMPIGLAFLAFGGRVVVHASEYWASLLTGSIAVAIASSASRTVYRAGRQIAAAQTVGSYELLERLGEGGMGEVWKARHLLLARPAAVKLILPERLQGAQEQRESAVSRFTREAQVTAGLRSPHTVELFDFGVSGDGALYYAMELLDGLTLQHFVYRYGPVEPRRAVHWLQQACHSLGEAHAQALTHRDIKPANLFLCRYGRDVDFLKVLDFGLTKPTVPQPDQGLTTPGIAVGTPGYMAPEQVFGLQTSPATDLYALGCVAYWLLAGVKPFEADSGGELLRLHAQESPPRLSLKAAQSIPPRLESVIMACLSKDPAARPRDADALSHELSRSLDDAPWTSADAQSWWQSYPSK, encoded by the coding sequence ATGGCAAGACTGATCCCCGCACGATTGCTCGCTGCGCTGCGGCCCAATGAGACCGCCCGTCAGGAGCTTCCCGGCGAGATGATTCGGGAATCACGCCACCGGGTGCGTGTCGCGGCGGCGCTCGGGGCCATGGCATACACGGCGTTCCTGATCTTCGAAGCGAGTGGCGTCGTCGCGTCGAACGCGCTCGAGCACCGCATCGACCTGACCCACGACGTGCTCGGCGTCGGCATCTGCTCGAGCCTCCTCGCGATCGCGAGCCTGCGCGCGGTTTCCGATCGCGGGGTGCTGTTCGCGGCCCTTTCGGCGGAGTGGATTCTGTCGACGGTGATTTCGATCGCGGTCCCGTGGGCATCCTTCGAGCGGACGGGACACGCGCAGTCGCTCACCTGGGTCGTTCCCATCCTCATCCTGTTCGCTTTGCTGGTGCCCGTCCCACCGCGGCGGGCGTTGATGATCTCGATCCTGTGCGCGGCGACCATGCCGATCGGACTCGCGTTCCTCGCCTTCGGCGGTCGGGTCGTCGTCCATGCATCGGAATACTGGGCGTCTCTGCTGACGGGCTCGATCGCAGTCGCCATCGCGTCGAGCGCCTCGCGCACCGTTTATCGAGCCGGACGCCAGATCGCGGCGGCTCAGACGGTGGGCAGCTACGAGCTGCTCGAGCGGCTCGGAGAGGGCGGCATGGGAGAAGTCTGGAAGGCGCGGCACCTCCTGCTGGCGCGCCCCGCCGCGGTGAAACTGATTCTTCCCGAACGCCTCCAGGGCGCACAGGAGCAGCGGGAGTCCGCGGTCTCACGATTCACGCGCGAAGCACAGGTCACGGCCGGACTGCGCTCCCCCCACACCGTTGAGCTGTTCGACTTCGGCGTGAGTGGTGATGGCGCGCTCTACTACGCCATGGAACTGCTGGACGGTCTCACGCTTCAGCACTTCGTCTATCGCTACGGTCCGGTGGAACCGCGCCGCGCGGTCCACTGGCTTCAGCAGGCCTGTCACTCGCTGGGCGAGGCGCACGCACAAGCGCTCACACATCGTGACATCAAGCCCGCGAACCTGTTCCTGTGCCGCTACGGCCGCGATGTGGACTTCCTCAAGGTTCTCGACTTCGGGCTCACCAAGCCGACCGTTCCGCAACCGGATCAAGGGCTCACGACGCCCGGCATCGCGGTCGGAACGCCCGGCTACATGGCGCCGGAGCAGGTATTCGGCCTGCAAACGAGCCCGGCCACGGATCTGTACGCGCTGGGTTGCGTCGCCTACTGGTTGCTGGCCGGTGTGAAGCCGTTCGAGGCAGACTCGGGGGGCGAGCTGCTTCGACTGCACGCTCAGGAGTCGCCGCCCCGCTTGTCGCTCAAGGCAGCACAGTCGATTCCGCCACGACTGGAGTCGGTGATCATGGCGTGCCTCTCGAAGGATCCCGCCGCTCGGCCCCGGGACGCCGACGCTCTGAGCCATGAGCTGTCGAGGTCGCTCGACGACGCACCCTGGACGAGTGCGGACGCGCAGTCCTGGTGGCAGTCCTATCCCAGCAAGTAG
- a CDS encoding protein kinase, which yields MPTPDASETDPGAAQHWPGRVILGRYRVERLLGHGGMGEVLLAQDTLLNRRVALKRVRSTDQAGGDRRRAILKEARRASRISDARIAAIHDVLELDDDLLIVMEYVDGTTLRERMVEPVPLQDFWDLSTQCIAAVAVAHDHGLIHRDIKPENLMVTTQGQIKILDFGIARRTESTPDTTSPSSTTWTAESEANVIAGTPQYMAPEAHYGGTLDGRTDIFALGTVFYEMLAARNPFAGDTYDAVRERIMNAAPEPVTRVNPTVGVALSDVIAKMMSKDPARRHPTCADLMQDLLAARGSVALPDTRADRIATRLIVSPWRRAVSWSTLMLPLVAIVAALLTWGVSRAPFASKLPRDRNLAVLPPATPGASEDFAEFGLGSIARLHARLQRHQDRPGFQLASFQDALDERVDDVVDARRVLGTNLTLASSLEQRTDSFRGRLELWDGATGKRMSVRVVETPLAKPFEFEDRLYREAVKLVGLEPRRTDASSEFGVRGAGTLRFLLQGIGRVLHATTEAQARHAIEDLELACRTEPEAAAARTWLAHAELKCYRLASDTSCLARAEASAREAIALDSSRSEGHRVLGAVWFSRKNASASLEALARACRLDSTDDAAWSNLGRTYARLGRPEQERAVYEAVIAQRPHCWQPYWWLAVWQFRAGHVDEAIGMYESMIRRSPDFHRGYQGLGGMLVLRGDYDRAIDSLQRAIALCPTKIAFDNLGTAFFNSHRFEESIGAYNQSFQFGFADYQSWLNLGDAYFWLRNRSDQASEAYAQAVRLGREEERERVRNGNSFDVMIPAHLATLLPKLGQPDSARTELRRALAADSANSMVQYCAALTLWQLGERDRATTWLERAVQGGYPLAWLRDSPIFEEWRAERRFGALIAAIDPQPQPISSSPGERR from the coding sequence ATGCCTACGCCCGATGCTTCGGAAACCGATCCCGGCGCCGCGCAACACTGGCCGGGCCGGGTCATCCTAGGACGCTATCGTGTCGAGCGCCTACTCGGCCACGGGGGCATGGGAGAGGTCCTGCTCGCGCAGGACACCCTGCTCAATCGCCGCGTGGCGTTGAAGCGTGTCCGATCGACGGACCAGGCAGGCGGGGACCGCCGCCGCGCGATCCTCAAGGAGGCGCGCCGCGCGAGCCGGATCAGCGATGCGCGCATTGCGGCGATCCATGACGTGTTGGAGCTCGACGATGACTTGTTGATCGTCATGGAATACGTCGACGGCACGACGCTGCGGGAACGAATGGTTGAGCCCGTTCCGCTCCAGGACTTCTGGGATCTCTCCACGCAGTGTATCGCCGCCGTCGCGGTCGCCCACGATCACGGGCTGATTCATCGCGACATCAAGCCCGAGAATCTGATGGTGACGACTCAGGGCCAGATCAAGATCCTCGACTTCGGCATCGCCCGGCGCACGGAATCGACCCCCGACACCACCTCGCCATCGTCCACCACCTGGACCGCGGAGAGCGAAGCGAACGTCATCGCCGGCACTCCGCAGTACATGGCGCCCGAGGCTCACTACGGCGGAACGCTCGACGGACGCACCGACATCTTCGCGCTCGGAACCGTGTTCTACGAGATGCTGGCCGCTCGCAATCCGTTCGCGGGCGACACCTACGACGCCGTTCGGGAACGCATCATGAACGCCGCCCCGGAGCCCGTGACGCGCGTGAATCCGACCGTGGGAGTCGCTCTCTCCGACGTGATCGCGAAGATGATGTCGAAGGATCCAGCCCGGCGTCATCCGACGTGTGCTGACTTGATGCAGGATCTTCTCGCTGCGAGAGGCTCGGTCGCCTTGCCCGACACTCGCGCGGATCGGATCGCGACCCGTCTCATCGTATCGCCGTGGAGGCGCGCAGTCTCGTGGTCGACGCTGATGCTGCCTCTCGTGGCGATCGTTGCCGCCCTCCTGACCTGGGGGGTCTCGCGTGCGCCGTTCGCATCGAAGCTGCCGCGCGACCGCAATCTTGCGGTCCTGCCGCCCGCCACACCCGGTGCATCCGAAGACTTCGCGGAGTTCGGACTCGGCTCGATCGCCCGGCTCCACGCCCGGCTTCAGCGCCATCAGGATCGGCCGGGGTTTCAGCTTGCCTCCTTTCAGGACGCATTGGACGAGCGCGTCGATGACGTCGTCGATGCCCGCCGGGTCCTGGGCACCAACCTCACACTGGCTTCGAGTCTCGAGCAACGCACCGACTCATTTCGAGGACGGCTGGAGCTCTGGGATGGAGCGACCGGGAAGCGTATGAGTGTTCGAGTCGTTGAGACGCCGCTGGCGAAGCCGTTCGAATTCGAAGATCGCCTGTACCGCGAAGCGGTCAAGCTGGTGGGACTCGAGCCGCGCCGGACCGACGCTTCGTCCGAGTTCGGAGTGCGCGGCGCGGGCACGCTGCGATTCCTGCTGCAGGGCATCGGCCGCGTGCTGCATGCAACGACCGAAGCGCAGGCCCGTCACGCAATCGAGGACCTGGAGCTCGCGTGCCGGACGGAGCCCGAGGCCGCTGCGGCGCGGACCTGGCTGGCACACGCGGAGCTCAAGTGCTATCGGCTCGCGAGCGACACGAGCTGCCTCGCGCGTGCCGAAGCCTCGGCGCGCGAGGCTATCGCGCTCGACAGTTCACGCTCCGAGGGTCACCGGGTGCTGGGCGCCGTGTGGTTCTCCCGGAAGAACGCGTCCGCGTCGCTCGAGGCGCTCGCGCGTGCGTGCCGGCTCGACTCGACCGACGACGCAGCGTGGTCGAATCTGGGTCGCACGTACGCCCGGTTGGGGAGGCCCGAGCAGGAAAGAGCAGTCTACGAAGCGGTCATCGCGCAGCGTCCGCACTGCTGGCAACCCTACTGGTGGCTGGCGGTCTGGCAGTTCAGGGCCGGGCACGTCGACGAGGCGATCGGGATGTACGAGTCCATGATCCGCCGTTCGCCGGATTTCCACCGCGGTTATCAGGGACTGGGTGGGATGCTGGTCCTGCGCGGGGACTACGACCGCGCGATCGACTCCCTGCAGCGGGCGATCGCGCTGTGCCCTACGAAGATCGCGTTCGACAATTTGGGGACGGCCTTCTTCAACTCGCACCGATTCGAGGAGTCGATCGGCGCCTACAACCAGTCGTTTCAGTTCGGATTCGCCGACTATCAATCGTGGCTCAATCTGGGAGACGCCTATTTCTGGCTTCGCAATCGGAGCGATCAGGCCTCCGAAGCCTACGCACAGGCTGTGCGGCTCGGGCGCGAAGAGGAACGCGAGCGCGTCCGCAATGGGAATTCCTTCGACGTGATGATTCCGGCCCATCTCGCCACGTTGCTTCCGAAACTCGGTCAACCCGACAGCGCGCGCACGGAGCTGCGGCGGGCGCTGGCTGCAGACAGCGCGAACTCGATGGTGCAGTACTGCGCGGCACTCACACTCTGGCAACTCGGGGAGAGGGACCGCGCAACCACGTGGCTCGAGCGGGCGGTGCAGGGCGGCTACCCGCTCGCGTGGCTTCGCGACTCCCCCATTTTCGAAGAGTGGCGCGCAGAACGACGCTTCGGCGCGCTCATCGCGGCGATCGATCCGCAACCCCAACCAATCAGTTCCAGTCCGGGAGAACGAAGATGA